GGTTCGGCGGCAGTGGCTCGCCACACGCCACGGAGAGAAATGCCGTGTAAGGCGGCGTCATGTCACGAACCACCAGGTTGTTGATTGGATTAACGCCGTTGTTGAGATAGGTGATGCGGTATTCAAGCACGTCCCCCTGCTTGGCCGTGTTCCTGGTCGCCCACGGACCGTCCTTTGTGACATTGCGCACCTCCTTGGTCAACAGCAGGGCCACGTCGCTGACGATGGTGAGGTCCTGGTGCGTATAGCTGCCGGTCAGTGCGGGGTTGGCGTTGGTGTAGTTGAAGTTGGCCTGGATGGTTACCAGGTTCGAGGCGCCCGGCGGCGCTTGGGCCGGG
The DNA window shown above is from Syntrophobacterales bacterium and carries:
- a CDS encoding DUF11 domain-containing protein; its protein translation is PAQAPPGASNLVTIQANFNYTNANPALTGSYTHQDLTIVSDVALLLTKEVRNVTKDGPWATRNTAKQGDVLEYRITYLNNGVNPINNLVVRDMTPPYTAFLSVACGEPLPPNLTACVPSISGGGSIQWTFTGSLAASVSGTVTYQVKLE